A genomic window from Halomonas sp. LR3S48 includes:
- the rpoH gene encoding RNA polymerase sigma factor RpoH, whose protein sequence is MSTSLLPVGQLSPGHDLNGYIQAVNGIPMLTAEEERELAFRLHDEGDLEAARRLVLSHLRFVVHIARSYSGYGLPQADLIQEGNVGLMKAVKRFDPNQGVRLVSFAVHWIKAEIHEFVLRNWRIVKIATTKAQRKLFFNLRSAKKRLAWLNNAEVDAIARDLDVKPEVVREMEGRLAAHDAGFDASPSEDEDSAYQAPVHYLDDDGSDPAVQLEDSDWEDDASRRLKMALEALDERSRDILQRRWLADDKATLHDLADVYGVSAERIRQLEKNAMKKIRHQLGDTLAA, encoded by the coding sequence ATGAGCACCAGTCTTCTGCCGGTGGGCCAGCTCTCGCCGGGGCATGACCTCAACGGGTACATCCAGGCGGTCAATGGCATTCCCATGCTTACCGCCGAGGAAGAGCGCGAACTCGCCTTTCGCCTTCACGACGAGGGCGATCTGGAGGCGGCGCGTCGTTTGGTGCTGTCGCATCTGCGCTTCGTCGTCCATATCGCGCGCAGCTATTCCGGCTACGGTCTGCCCCAGGCAGACCTGATCCAGGAAGGCAATGTGGGCCTGATGAAGGCCGTCAAGCGCTTCGACCCCAACCAGGGGGTGCGCCTGGTCTCCTTCGCCGTGCATTGGATCAAGGCAGAGATCCACGAGTTCGTGCTGCGCAACTGGCGCATCGTCAAGATTGCCACCACCAAGGCCCAGCGCAAGCTGTTCTTCAACCTGCGCAGCGCCAAGAAGCGCCTGGCCTGGCTCAACAATGCCGAAGTCGACGCCATCGCCCGCGACCTTGACGTCAAACCGGAAGTGGTGCGCGAGATGGAAGGCCGCCTGGCGGCTCACGATGCCGGCTTCGACGCTTCCCCGAGCGAGGACGAGGACTCCGCCTACCAGGCGCCGGTCCACTACCTGGACGATGACGGCTCCGATCCTGCCGTTCAGCTCGAGGATAGCGACTGGGAGGATGACGCCAGCCGCCGCTTGAAGATGGCCCTCGAGGCGCTGGACGAGCGCTCCCGCGACATACTCCAGCGTCGCTGGTTGGCCGACGACAAGGCCACGTTGCACGACCTGGCCGATGTCTATGGCGTCTCCGCCGAGCGTATCCGACAGCTCGAGAAGAACGCCATGAAGAAGATTCGCCATCAGTTGGGCGATACGCTGGCCGCGTGA
- the ftsX gene encoding permease-like cell division protein FtsX: MSRQPPAPPRGARTQRTRSSSRFRGWLRHHRAMCLDSARRLLRAPIGSLLTMLAIAIALVLPAALWLALDSARLLDAELDESATLTVYLSHGVDEAQAGRIDEAVAAHEGVARTRLISAAEGMAEFQQALGLADALGRLEDNPLPASIVVVPLDPSPEAVRRLADSLEEVSGIDEARLDLAWLERLRHLAELGSRLALALGILFGLGVLLIVGNTIRLAVESRRQEIEVVMLIGATHAFVRRPFLYSGAWYGLGGGLLAWGLLGLGNQWLTVPVSALAASYGASFTLPQLGPEGSATLLLCSTLLGWLGAWIAVSRHLAEVRPR; encoded by the coding sequence ATGAGCCGGCAGCCTCCTGCCCCGCCGCGTGGCGCACGCACCCAGCGCACCCGCTCCTCGAGCCGTTTTCGTGGCTGGCTGCGTCACCATCGCGCCATGTGCCTCGACAGCGCCCGCCGTCTGCTGCGCGCCCCCATTGGCAGCCTGCTCACCATGCTTGCCATCGCCATCGCCCTGGTGCTGCCGGCGGCGCTGTGGCTGGCGCTGGACAGCGCGCGCCTGCTCGATGCCGAACTCGACGAGAGTGCCACGCTCACCGTTTATCTGTCCCACGGTGTCGACGAGGCCCAGGCCGGGCGAATCGACGAGGCGGTGGCGGCACATGAGGGTGTGGCGCGCACCCGGCTGATCAGTGCCGCCGAGGGTATGGCGGAATTCCAGCAGGCGCTGGGCCTGGCCGATGCACTGGGGCGGCTCGAAGACAATCCGCTGCCGGCGAGTATCGTAGTGGTGCCCCTGGATCCGTCACCTGAGGCGGTTCGACGGCTGGCCGATTCGCTGGAGGAAGTGTCCGGTATCGATGAGGCCCGCCTCGACCTGGCCTGGCTCGAACGCCTGCGCCACCTGGCCGAGCTGGGCAGCCGCCTGGCCCTGGCGCTGGGGATACTGTTCGGCCTGGGTGTGCTGCTGATCGTGGGCAACACCATACGCCTGGCGGTGGAGAGCCGCCGCCAGGAGATCGAAGTGGTGATGTTGATCGGGGCCACCCACGCCTTCGTGCGCCGCCCTTTTCTCTACAGCGGCGCCTGGTACGGCCTCGGTGGCGGCCTGCTCGCTTGGGGGTTGCTGGGGCTCGGCAACCAGTGGCTGACGGTACCGGTCAGCGCTCTCGCCGCCAGCTACGGCGCCTCCTTCACGCTGCCCCAGCTAGGCCCCGAGGGCTCGGCAACGCTGCTGTTGTGCAGTACACTATTGGGCTGGCTGGGAGCTTGGATCGCCGTAAGCCGTCACCTCGCGGAGGTTCGGCCGCGATAA
- the argB gene encoding acetylglutamate kinase, with product MTETTRDPRLVVEVLSEALPYIQRFSGKTVVVKYGGNAMTEDTLIDSFARNMVLMKEVGINPVVVHGGGPQIGDLLGKLKIESRFVNGMRVTDSQTMDVVEMVLGGLVNKGIVNLINQCGGKAIGLTGKDGAQIRARKLKVEHKTPEMTAPEIIDIGHVGEVEHISTDLIEMLAERDFIPVIAPIGVDAQGNSYNINADLVAGKIAEALGAEKLMLLTNVAGLMNAEGEVLTGLTTAQVDALIADGTIHGGMLPKIRCALDAVKGGVRSAHIIDGRVPHATLLEIFTNAGVGTLITDAERQGNDSA from the coding sequence ATGACCGAAACGACTCGTGACCCGCGACTGGTAGTGGAAGTGCTCTCCGAGGCACTTCCCTACATCCAGCGCTTCTCCGGCAAGACTGTCGTCGTCAAGTACGGCGGCAACGCCATGACCGAGGACACCCTGATCGACTCCTTCGCCCGCAACATGGTGTTGATGAAGGAGGTGGGCATCAATCCGGTGGTGGTGCACGGCGGCGGGCCGCAGATCGGCGACCTGCTGGGCAAGTTGAAGATCGAGTCGCGCTTCGTCAACGGCATGCGGGTCACCGACTCGCAGACCATGGACGTGGTGGAGATGGTGCTCGGCGGGCTGGTCAACAAGGGCATCGTCAACTTGATCAACCAGTGCGGCGGCAAGGCGATCGGCCTCACCGGCAAGGACGGCGCGCAGATCCGCGCGCGGAAACTCAAGGTGGAGCACAAGACGCCCGAGATGACCGCCCCCGAGATCATCGACATTGGCCACGTAGGCGAGGTCGAGCACATCTCCACCGACCTGATCGAGATGCTCGCCGAACGCGACTTCATTCCGGTGATCGCCCCCATCGGGGTCGATGCCCAGGGCAACAGCTACAACATCAACGCCGACCTGGTGGCGGGCAAGATAGCCGAGGCGCTGGGCGCGGAGAAACTGATGCTGCTGACCAACGTGGCCGGGCTGATGAATGCCGAGGGCGAGGTGCTCACCGGCCTCACTACCGCCCAAGTGGATGCCTTGATCGCCGACGGCACCATCCATGGTGGTATGCTGCCCAAGATCCGCTGCGCACTGGACGCCGTGAAGGGCGGCGTGAGAAGTGCGCATATCATCGACGGCCGCGTGCCTCACGCCACACTGCTGGAGATCTTCACCAATGCGGGCGTCGGCACCCTGATCACCGATGCCGAACGGCAAGGGAACGACAGCGCCTGA
- the dut gene encoding dUTP diphosphatase, producing the protein MPDTPQARPTARPRLEVKLLDERLHDYMPRYATLGSAGMDLRALLDEPLTLEPGQCELIRTGLAIHIGDPGLAGLILPRSGLGHKHGIVLGNLVGLIDSDYQGELMISTWNRGNTAFVLEPFERLAQYVLVPVVQAELEVVDSFEASLRGEGGFGSSGRH; encoded by the coding sequence ATGCCCGATACCCCACAAGCCAGGCCCACTGCCAGACCGCGACTGGAAGTCAAGCTCCTCGACGAGCGGTTGCACGACTACATGCCCCGCTATGCCACACTGGGCTCGGCCGGGATGGATCTGCGGGCCCTGCTCGACGAACCACTGACCCTCGAGCCTGGCCAGTGCGAGCTGATCCGCACCGGGCTTGCCATTCATATCGGCGACCCGGGCCTTGCCGGCCTGATCCTGCCGCGCTCGGGTCTCGGCCACAAGCACGGCATCGTGCTCGGCAACCTGGTAGGGCTGATCGACTCCGACTATCAGGGCGAGTTGATGATTTCGACCTGGAATCGCGGCAACACTGCCTTCGTACTGGAGCCGTTCGAGCGCCTGGCTCAGTATGTGCTGGTACCGGTGGTCCAGGCCGAGCTCGAGGTCGTCGACAGCTTCGAGGCCAGCCTCCGCGGCGAAGGCGGCTTCGGCAGCTCGGGCCGCCACTGA
- the coaBC gene encoding bifunctional phosphopantothenoylcysteine decarboxylase/phosphopantothenate--cysteine ligase CoaBC, with protein MTMQSVNRLAGRRILLGISAGIAAYKSAQLARLLKQAGCEVRVVMTEGAQAFITPLTLQALTGEAVRTSLLDPEAEAGMGHIELARWAETILIAPGTADLMARLAQGMADDLLTTLCLASEAERVMAPAMNQAMWRHAATQRNAARLEQDGWRLLGPASGDQACGDVGPGRMLEPEAIVAELIQPASETAHDQVAPGEKTPAQGLHIVITAGPTREPLDPVRYLSNHSSGKMGFALAAAAAELGAQVTLISGPVSLPTPEGVARIDVETALQMHEASRRLASECDIFIGCAAVADYRAEAASEHKIKKREDEDGLTLSLVKNPDIIADVAKQRDAAGGRPLVVGFAAETRDLEAYARDKLERKRLDMIVANDVSAAGLGFGADDNAALLLWREGDGESGASLPPQPKTQLARAVIERALGCVASHPVH; from the coding sequence ATGACAATGCAGTCCGTCAATCGGCTCGCTGGCCGGCGCATCCTGCTCGGCATCAGCGCCGGTATCGCCGCCTACAAGAGCGCCCAGCTCGCCCGGCTGCTCAAGCAGGCGGGCTGCGAGGTACGCGTGGTCATGACCGAGGGCGCCCAGGCCTTCATCACCCCGCTGACGCTGCAGGCACTCACCGGCGAGGCGGTACGTACCTCGCTGCTGGACCCGGAAGCCGAGGCCGGCATGGGGCATATCGAGCTGGCGCGCTGGGCCGAGACGATCCTGATCGCCCCCGGCACCGCCGACCTGATGGCGCGCCTGGCCCAGGGCATGGCCGACGACCTGCTCACCACCCTGTGCCTGGCCAGCGAAGCCGAGAGGGTCATGGCACCGGCGATGAACCAGGCCATGTGGCGCCATGCTGCCACCCAGCGCAACGCCGCCCGCCTCGAACAGGACGGCTGGCGATTGCTGGGGCCGGCCAGCGGCGACCAGGCCTGCGGCGACGTTGGGCCGGGTCGTATGCTCGAGCCCGAAGCGATCGTGGCCGAACTCATCCAGCCGGCCAGCGAGACAGCACACGACCAAGTCGCACCAGGCGAGAAAACCCCGGCCCAGGGCCTGCATATCGTGATCACTGCCGGCCCCACGCGCGAGCCCCTCGACCCGGTGCGCTACCTTTCCAACCACAGTTCGGGAAAGATGGGCTTTGCCCTGGCCGCCGCCGCCGCCGAGCTCGGCGCTCAAGTCACCCTGATCAGCGGCCCCGTCAGCCTGCCCACGCCCGAGGGTGTAGCACGCATCGATGTGGAGACGGCACTGCAGATGCACGAGGCGAGCCGCCGCCTGGCAAGCGAGTGCGATATCTTCATCGGCTGCGCCGCCGTGGCCGACTACCGCGCCGAGGCGGCATCGGAGCACAAGATCAAGAAGCGCGAAGACGAGGATGGACTGACCCTGAGCCTGGTCAAGAACCCCGATATCATTGCCGATGTCGCCAAGCAGCGCGATGCGGCAGGCGGGCGTCCCCTGGTGGTAGGCTTCGCCGCGGAAACCCGCGACCTGGAGGCCTACGCCCGCGACAAGCTCGAACGCAAGCGGCTGGACATGATCGTCGCCAACGACGTTTCCGCTGCGGGGCTCGGCTTCGGCGCCGACGACAATGCCGCCCTGCTGCTGTGGCGAGAAGGCGACGGTGAGAGTGGCGCGAGCCTGCCGCCACAGCCCAAGACCCAGCTCGCCAGGGCAGTGATCGAGCGCGCCCTCGGCTGCGTGGCTTCGCACCCCGTGCACTGA
- a CDS encoding cell division protein ZapB, with amino-acid sequence MSTELFNRLEQKVASAVEALELLKMEAEELREENSRLKQEREEWERRLTALLGKFDEVETERG; translated from the coding sequence ATGAGCACCGAACTCTTCAACCGGCTCGAACAGAAAGTGGCCAGTGCCGTCGAGGCCCTGGAGCTGCTGAAGATGGAGGCCGAGGAACTGCGCGAGGAGAACAGCCGGCTAAAGCAGGAGCGCGAGGAGTGGGAGCGCCGCCTGACCGCGCTGCTGGGCAAGTTCGATGAGGTGGAAACCGAGAGAGGCTGA
- the rsmD gene encoding 16S rRNA (guanine(966)-N(2))-methyltransferase RsmD, whose translation MTRRRPPSRSRSGARSPQGSGRLRIIGGEFRRRLLPVLDSPGLRPTPDRVRETLFNWLAATTPGARVLDLFAGTGALGLEALSRGAAEALFVERDVRVAHSLAANLETLGADERGRVHAGDALVLLAAGPADIPPFSLVFLDPPFRQGLAEPCCERLEQGWLTPDAWIYLETETALEVRVPATWSLHREVRAGDSTGRLYRRLAASGH comes from the coding sequence ATGACACGTCGCCGCCCCCCCTCTCGTTCGCGCTCCGGCGCTCGCTCGCCCCAAGGCAGCGGCCGCCTGCGCATCATTGGCGGCGAGTTCCGCCGCCGGCTGTTACCGGTACTCGACAGCCCCGGCCTGCGCCCCACACCCGACCGGGTTCGCGAAACGCTGTTCAACTGGCTGGCCGCAACCACGCCGGGCGCGCGGGTGCTAGACCTGTTCGCCGGCACCGGCGCCCTGGGCCTGGAGGCGCTCTCTCGCGGAGCGGCCGAGGCGCTGTTCGTCGAGCGCGATGTCCGAGTCGCCCACAGCCTTGCAGCCAACCTGGAAACCCTGGGCGCCGATGAGCGGGGCCGGGTGCATGCCGGCGATGCCCTAGTCCTCCTCGCCGCAGGCCCTGCCGACATCCCCCCCTTTTCACTGGTCTTCCTCGACCCACCATTTCGCCAAGGCCTGGCCGAGCCCTGCTGCGAACGGCTCGAGCAGGGCTGGCTGACGCCGGATGCCTGGATCTACCTGGAGACCGAAACGGCACTCGAGGTGCGAGTTCCCGCCACCTGGTCGCTGCATCGCGAAGTACGCGCCGGCGACAGCACCGGTCGGCTCTACCGCCGCTTGGCGGCATCTGGCCACTGA
- the slmA gene encoding nucleoid occlusion factor SlmA, with amino-acid sequence MTQATQPTSRREQILQSLALMLEEDSGKRITIAALARQVGVSEAALYRHFPSKARMFEGLIEFIEETLFERISRILEDFPDAVSRCGQILTLLLAFAEKNPGLSRLLEGDVLTGETARLRLRIHQLFERLETQLKQVLREAELRERLRPVLTVSATANLLVAVAEGRISQYVRSDFQRRPTEHWEEQWALLSSQLMRQPVTQTA; translated from the coding sequence ATGACGCAGGCAACGCAACCAACCAGCCGGCGCGAGCAGATCCTGCAGTCGCTCGCCCTGATGCTGGAGGAGGATAGCGGCAAGCGCATCACCATTGCGGCGCTGGCGCGCCAGGTGGGCGTCTCCGAAGCCGCGCTATACCGCCATTTCCCGAGCAAGGCCCGCATGTTCGAGGGCCTCATCGAATTCATCGAGGAGACGCTTTTCGAGCGTATCAGCCGCATACTCGAGGACTTTCCCGACGCCGTGTCGCGCTGCGGCCAGATCCTCACCCTGCTGCTGGCCTTCGCCGAGAAGAACCCCGGGCTGTCGCGCCTTCTCGAAGGCGACGTGCTGACCGGCGAGACTGCCCGGCTCAGGCTGCGCATTCATCAGCTCTTCGAGCGCCTGGAAACCCAGCTCAAGCAGGTCCTGCGCGAAGCGGAGCTGCGTGAACGCCTACGCCCCGTGCTGACGGTCTCGGCTACCGCCAACCTGCTGGTCGCCGTGGCCGAGGGGCGCATCTCGCAGTACGTGCGCAGCGACTTCCAGCGCCGCCCCACCGAGCATTGGGAGGAGCAGTGGGCGTTGCTCTCGTCGCAGCTGATGCGCCAGCCAGTCACGCAGACCGCCTGA
- a CDS encoding phosphomannomutase/phosphoglucomutase gives MSQVTNSSVPASIFRAYDIRGIVDDTLTEATVEMIGRAIGSEAAARNESTVVVARDGRLSGPRLSEALMRGLTAAGRDVVDIGMVPTPVLYFATHVLEGTASGVMVTGSHNPPDYNGFKIVLGGETLSGEAITALYRRIETGDLAEGQGSVRQDDLRAAYLERIVGDVKLERRLKAVVDCGNGVAGELGPKLIEQLGAETVPLFAEIDGNFPNHHPDPGKLENLQDLIRTVKETGADIGLAFDGDGDRLGVVTPSGKLIYPDHLMMAFAEDMLSRNPGARVIFDVKCTGNLAGVVERAGGTPEMWRTGHSLIKARMKETGALLAGEMSGHIFFQERWYGFDDGLYGAARLLEILSKQDEDADTFFARYPQDIGTPEINVHVTDENKFDLVEKLAREGDFGDDGVKTTLDGIRVDYPDGWGLCRASNTTPVLVLRFEGKSDAALERIRNRFAAALQQVDPALTLPS, from the coding sequence ATGAGCCAAGTCACGAACAGCAGCGTACCGGCCTCCATCTTCCGCGCCTACGACATCCGCGGCATCGTCGACGATACCCTGACCGAGGCAACCGTCGAGATGATCGGCCGGGCGATCGGCTCGGAAGCCGCTGCCCGCAATGAATCCACCGTGGTGGTCGCCCGCGACGGCCGCCTCTCCGGCCCCCGGCTCAGCGAAGCGCTGATGCGCGGCCTGACCGCAGCCGGGCGCGACGTGGTCGATATCGGCATGGTGCCCACCCCGGTGCTCTACTTCGCCACCCACGTGCTCGAAGGCACCGCCTCGGGCGTGATGGTAACCGGTAGCCACAACCCGCCGGACTACAACGGCTTCAAGATCGTGCTGGGCGGAGAGACCCTCTCCGGCGAGGCGATCACCGCGCTCTACCGGCGCATCGAGACCGGCGACCTGGCCGAAGGCCAGGGCAGTGTGCGCCAGGACGACCTGCGCGCCGCCTACCTCGAGCGCATCGTCGGCGACGTCAAGCTCGAGCGCCGGCTCAAGGCGGTGGTCGACTGCGGCAACGGCGTGGCCGGGGAGCTGGGGCCGAAGCTGATCGAGCAGCTCGGCGCCGAGACCGTGCCGCTGTTCGCCGAAATCGACGGCAACTTTCCCAACCATCACCCTGACCCCGGCAAGCTCGAAAACCTGCAGGACTTGATCCGCACGGTGAAGGAGACCGGCGCCGACATCGGCCTGGCCTTCGATGGCGACGGTGATCGCCTGGGCGTGGTCACGCCGAGCGGCAAGCTGATCTACCCCGACCACCTGATGATGGCCTTCGCCGAGGACATGCTGTCGCGCAACCCAGGTGCCCGGGTGATCTTCGACGTCAAGTGCACCGGCAACCTGGCAGGTGTCGTCGAGCGGGCCGGCGGCACGCCGGAGATGTGGCGCACCGGCCACTCGCTGATCAAGGCACGCATGAAGGAGACCGGGGCTCTGCTCGCCGGTGAGATGAGCGGCCATATCTTCTTCCAGGAACGCTGGTACGGCTTCGATGATGGCCTCTACGGTGCCGCCCGGCTGCTCGAGATCCTGTCCAAGCAGGATGAGGACGCCGACACCTTCTTCGCCCGCTACCCGCAGGACATCGGCACGCCCGAGATCAACGTCCACGTGACCGACGAGAACAAGTTCGACCTGGTGGAGAAGCTGGCCCGCGAGGGCGACTTCGGTGACGATGGCGTCAAGACCACCCTCGACGGCATCCGCGTCGACTACCCCGACGGCTGGGGCCTGTGCCGTGCCTCCAACACCACGCCGGTGCTGGTGCTGCGCTTCGAGGGCAAGAGCGATGCGGCCCTCGAGCGCATCCGCAATCGTTTCGCCGCCGCCCTGCAACAGGTCGACCCGGCGCTGACGCTGCCGAGCTGA
- the ftsY gene encoding signal recognition particle-docking protein FtsY — protein sequence MFGFFKRKKQEEQQEQSTRPEEEEGLSEKSPEEDAPAEETAVDPVRQEAAPAEPDVVDAPRPEERAMAGPAADEALERTEAVDEVGKEEENAVLRQEALVPESEVEPEPEPPAPEPEPARTPLQEKPGAEKRGWFARIRSGLGKTRANLTEGVAGLFLGKKQIDDELIEDLETQLLMADVGIEATTEIIDRLTERVSRKELKDPQALYRALQDELAVMLDAVAKPLALPAKGDGPFVILMVGVNGVGKTTTIGKLAQRFQREGRSVMLAAGDTFRAAAVEQLKIWGERNSVPVIAQHTGADSASVIYDAVAAAKARKVDVLIADTAGRLHNKGHLMEELKKVHRVMGKLDDSAPHEVMLVLDAGTGQNALSQASTFNEAVPVTGITLTKLDGTAKGGIIFALAKQLGTPIRFIGVGEGLDDLRPFEARDFVDALFDQGDEGAAAAP from the coding sequence ATGTTCGGTTTTTTCAAGCGCAAGAAACAGGAAGAGCAGCAAGAGCAATCGACTCGGCCCGAAGAAGAGGAGGGCTTGAGCGAGAAGTCGCCTGAAGAGGATGCGCCCGCGGAAGAGACTGCGGTCGACCCCGTCCGCCAGGAAGCGGCGCCCGCCGAGCCTGATGTCGTCGACGCGCCGCGACCCGAGGAGCGCGCCATGGCCGGCCCCGCGGCGGATGAGGCGCTTGAGCGGACCGAGGCGGTCGATGAGGTCGGAAAGGAGGAAGAGAACGCGGTGCTGCGCCAGGAGGCGCTGGTGCCCGAGTCGGAGGTCGAACCGGAGCCTGAACCGCCTGCACCCGAGCCTGAGCCCGCCCGTACCCCGCTGCAGGAGAAGCCTGGCGCCGAGAAGAGGGGCTGGTTCGCCCGCATTCGCTCGGGGCTGGGAAAGACCCGCGCCAACCTCACCGAAGGCGTCGCCGGGCTGTTCCTGGGCAAGAAGCAGATCGACGATGAGCTGATCGAGGATCTCGAGACCCAACTGCTGATGGCTGACGTGGGCATCGAGGCGACCACCGAGATCATCGACCGCCTGACCGAGCGCGTCTCACGCAAGGAGCTCAAGGATCCCCAGGCCCTCTATCGAGCGCTGCAGGATGAGCTTGCCGTGATGCTCGACGCCGTGGCCAAGCCGTTGGCACTGCCGGCCAAGGGCGATGGCCCCTTCGTGATCCTGATGGTGGGGGTCAATGGGGTGGGCAAGACCACCACCATCGGTAAGCTGGCTCAGCGCTTCCAGCGCGAAGGGCGTAGCGTGATGCTGGCCGCCGGCGACACCTTCCGCGCCGCCGCGGTGGAGCAGCTCAAGATATGGGGCGAACGCAACAGCGTGCCAGTCATCGCACAGCACACCGGTGCCGATAGCGCATCGGTGATCTACGACGCGGTGGCCGCGGCCAAGGCACGCAAGGTCGACGTGCTGATTGCCGATACTGCCGGGCGCCTGCACAACAAGGGGCACCTGATGGAAGAGCTCAAGAAGGTGCACCGGGTGATGGGCAAACTCGACGACAGCGCGCCCCACGAGGTGATGCTGGTGCTCGACGCCGGCACCGGCCAGAACGCGCTGTCCCAGGCCAGCACCTTCAACGAGGCGGTACCGGTCACCGGCATTACCCTGACCAAGCTCGACGGTACCGCCAAGGGCGGCATCATCTTCGCCCTGGCCAAGCAGCTCGGCACGCCGATCCGCTTCATCGGCGTGGGCGAAGGGCTCGACGACCTGCGCCCCTTCGAGGCTCGCGATTTCGTCGATGCGCTCTTCGACCAGGGCGACGAGGGAGCCGCCGCCGCGCCATGA
- the rimI gene encoding ribosomal protein S18-alanine N-acetyltransferase, with amino-acid sequence MAEVDIRRLEAADLERLAALEGNQPRPWTRSQLEAMLNDTDCCVLGAEVAEGLAGHAVVVRLPFEAELQAMLVTPAMRRRGLAAALLEAVIEQSRSWGSERLLLEVRAGNEAAIQLYRRAGFSEDGRRRDYYPPLYEVADASREDAILMSRLP; translated from the coding sequence ATGGCTGAGGTCGATATACGTCGGCTGGAGGCCGCCGATCTGGAGCGCCTGGCGGCGCTGGAAGGCAACCAACCGCGACCTTGGACGCGCAGCCAGCTCGAGGCCATGTTGAATGACACCGACTGCTGCGTACTGGGAGCCGAGGTGGCGGAGGGGCTCGCAGGCCATGCCGTGGTCGTCAGGCTGCCTTTCGAGGCCGAACTGCAGGCCATGCTGGTAACACCCGCCATGCGACGGCGCGGCCTGGCTGCAGCGCTGCTTGAAGCGGTGATCGAGCAGAGTCGAAGCTGGGGCAGCGAGCGGCTACTGCTCGAGGTCAGGGCGGGCAACGAGGCCGCCATCCAGCTCTACCGCCGCGCAGGCTTCAGCGAAGACGGGCGGCGGCGCGACTATTACCCGCCGCTTTATGAGGTAGCCGACGCGAGCAGGGAGGATGCCATTCTGATGTCGCGTCTGCCTTGA
- a CDS encoding BolA family protein — protein MSIQAVIEEKLQALEPTFVAVENESHRHAVPANSETHFKVTVVSEHFLGLMPVKRHQRLYALLADELAGPVHALALHLYTPQEWAARGEARPDSPNCRGAGA, from the coding sequence ATGAGCATTCAGGCCGTCATCGAAGAGAAGTTGCAGGCCCTCGAACCCACCTTTGTCGCGGTGGAGAACGAGAGCCATCGACATGCCGTGCCCGCGAACTCCGAAACTCATTTCAAGGTCACGGTGGTGTCCGAACATTTTCTGGGACTGATGCCGGTGAAGCGTCATCAGCGCCTCTATGCGCTGCTCGCCGACGAGCTGGCGGGGCCGGTGCATGCCCTGGCCCTGCACCTCTATACACCGCAGGAGTGGGCCGCCCGCGGCGAGGCTCGGCCCGATTCCCCCAATTGTCGTGGCGCCGGCGCGTGA
- the ftsE gene encoding cell division ATP-binding protein FtsE, with amino-acid sequence MILFEHVGKRYGGRFDALANIDFRVRRGEMVFLTGHSGAGKSSLLRLVMLLERPTRGRILVAGHDIGRLHPSQVPFYRRQIGVVFQDHQLLFDRSIFHNVALPLEIRGFDPREAGRRVRAALDKVGLLHREKALPIELSGGEQQRVGIARAVVNKPSLLLADEPTGNLDPQLSADIMALFEDFNRIGTTVMIASHDLALIARLRHRVLRLREGRLVADEEAA; translated from the coding sequence ATGATCCTCTTCGAGCATGTGGGGAAGCGCTATGGCGGGCGTTTCGATGCGCTGGCCAATATCGACTTTCGCGTACGGCGTGGCGAAATGGTCTTCCTCACGGGCCACTCCGGCGCCGGCAAGAGTTCCTTGCTGCGCCTGGTCATGCTGCTGGAGCGGCCGACACGGGGGCGCATACTGGTGGCGGGGCACGACATCGGGCGCCTGCACCCCAGCCAGGTGCCGTTCTACCGTCGCCAGATCGGCGTGGTGTTCCAGGATCACCAACTGCTGTTCGACCGTTCCATCTTCCATAACGTGGCACTACCGCTGGAGATTCGTGGATTCGATCCGCGCGAGGCCGGCCGCCGGGTGCGCGCGGCGCTGGACAAGGTCGGCCTGCTGCATCGGGAGAAGGCGCTGCCCATCGAGCTCTCCGGCGGTGAGCAGCAGCGCGTGGGCATCGCCCGGGCGGTGGTCAACAAGCCCTCGCTGCTGCTGGCCGACGAGCCCACCGGTAACCTCGATCCGCAGCTCTCCGCCGACATCATGGCGCTTTTCGAGGACTTCAACCGCATCGGTACCACGGTGATGATCGCCAGTCACGACCTGGCGCTGATCGCTCGCCTGCGCCACCGTGTGCTGCGTCTGCGCGAGGGGCGCCTGGTCGCTGACGAGGAGGCGGCATGA